One part of the Immundisolibacter sp. genome encodes these proteins:
- a CDS encoding septum formation initiator family protein, with product MRAGLLALLLVMLGLQHRLLVAPGNLFELGELQDRVVRERDAVDQLAERNAQLTAEVEDLRSGVTAVEDRARSELGMIKPGETFIRVIE from the coding sequence ATGCGCGCCGGCCTGCTTGCGCTGTTGCTGGTCATGCTCGGCCTGCAACACCGTTTGCTGGTGGCGCCCGGCAACCTGTTCGAGCTTGGCGAGCTGCAGGACCGGGTCGTGCGCGAACGCGACGCGGTCGACCAGCTGGCCGAACGCAACGCGCAGCTCACGGCCGAGGTCGAGGACCTGCGCAGCGGCGTGACTGCCGTGGAAGACCGCGCCCGCAGCGAGCTTGGCATGATCAAGCCCGGCGAGACCTTCATCCGCGTCATCGAGTAG
- the eno gene encoding phosphopyruvate hydratase — translation MSTIVDIKAREILDSRGFPTVEVDVLTDSGQLGRAAVPSGASTGSREALELRDGDAARYGGKGVRKAVDNVLREILPAVRGLDPADQRGLDDVLLKLDGTDNKARLGANATLAVSLAAAHAAAAARGLPLYRHINLLCGGVDMCLPVPMMNILNGGAHADNSVDLQEFMVIPAGMPSFSEALRCGAEIFQALKRRLRARGLNTAVGDEGGFAPDLASNEEALKVVLDSIGDAGYAAGTQVLLALDVASSEFYKAGRYELESEKRSLTSAEFVAYLADLADRYPVISIEDGQAEDDWDGWKLLTERLGKRVQLVGDDLFVTNPATLQKGITAGVANSILIKVNQIGTLSETLDAVRLARSAGYTAVISHRSGETEDTTIADIAVGSGAGQIKTGSLSRSDRVAKYNRLLRIEQELGAAARYPGAGVFGSLAR, via the coding sequence ATGAGCACGATCGTCGATATCAAGGCCCGCGAAATCCTCGACTCGCGCGGCTTTCCCACCGTGGAAGTGGACGTCCTGACCGACAGCGGCCAGCTGGGCCGGGCGGCGGTGCCCTCGGGCGCCTCCACCGGTTCGCGCGAAGCGCTGGAACTGCGCGACGGCGACGCTGCCCGCTATGGCGGCAAGGGCGTGCGCAAGGCGGTCGACAACGTGCTGCGGGAAATCCTGCCGGCGGTGCGCGGCCTGGACCCGGCCGACCAGCGCGGCCTGGACGACGTGCTGCTCAAACTCGACGGCACCGACAACAAGGCGCGCCTGGGCGCCAACGCCACACTGGCGGTGTCCCTGGCGGCCGCCCATGCGGCCGCCGCGGCGCGCGGGCTGCCGCTGTACCGGCACATCAACCTGCTGTGCGGCGGCGTCGACATGTGCCTGCCGGTGCCGATGATGAACATCCTGAACGGCGGCGCGCATGCCGACAACAGCGTCGACTTGCAGGAATTCATGGTCATCCCGGCCGGCATGCCGAGCTTCTCGGAAGCCCTGCGCTGCGGCGCCGAGATTTTCCAGGCCCTCAAGCGCCGCCTGCGCGCACGGGGCCTTAACACCGCCGTCGGCGACGAAGGCGGCTTCGCGCCGGATCTCGCCTCGAACGAAGAAGCCTTGAAGGTGGTGCTCGACAGCATCGGCGATGCCGGCTATGCCGCCGGGACACAGGTGCTGCTGGCGCTCGACGTGGCCAGCAGCGAGTTCTACAAGGCTGGCCGCTACGAGCTCGAATCCGAGAAGCGCAGCCTGACGTCGGCCGAATTCGTTGCGTACCTGGCCGATCTGGCCGACCGCTACCCGGTGATCTCCATCGAGGACGGCCAGGCCGAGGACGACTGGGACGGCTGGAAGCTGCTCACCGAGCGCCTGGGCAAGCGCGTGCAGCTGGTCGGCGACGACCTGTTCGTGACCAACCCGGCCACGCTGCAGAAGGGCATCACGGCCGGCGTGGCCAACTCCATCCTGATCAAGGTGAACCAGATCGGCACGCTGTCGGAAACGCTGGACGCCGTGCGCCTGGCGCGCAGCGCCGGCTACACGGCGGTGATCTCGCACCGCTCGGGCGAGACCGAGGACACCACCATCGCCGACATCGCGGTCGGCAGCGGCGCCGGGCAGATCAAGACCGGCTCGCTGTCCCGCTCGGACCGGGTGGCCAAATACAACCGCCTGCTGCGCATCGAGCAGGAGCTGGGTGCCGCGGCGCGCTATCCGGGCGCCGGCGTGTTCGGGTCGCTCGCCCGCTGA
- the kdsA gene encoding 3-deoxy-8-phosphooctulonate synthase — protein sequence MNLCGFEVGLDRPLFLIAGPCVAESRQLALDTAATLKDICARLGVPFIFKASFDKANRSSGKSFRGPGRDAGLAILAEVRETLGVPVLTDVHTPDDVQAAAQVVDVLQTPAFLCRQTDLIEAAAASGKPVNIKKGQFLAPDDMAQVVAKANAAGGEGRVMVCERGVSFGYHNLVVDMRGLAVMRQTGCPVVFDATHSVQLPGGQGDRSGGQREFVPVLARAAVAAGVAGLFMETHPDPARALSDGPNAWPLDRMENLLQTLVSLDRTVKAAGFAEQALMQST from the coding sequence ATGAACCTGTGCGGATTCGAGGTCGGCCTGGACCGGCCGCTGTTCCTGATCGCCGGGCCGTGCGTGGCGGAAAGCCGCCAGCTGGCGCTCGACACCGCCGCCACGCTCAAGGACATCTGCGCCCGGCTGGGCGTGCCGTTCATCTTCAAGGCCTCGTTCGACAAGGCCAATCGCAGTTCCGGCAAGTCCTTTCGCGGTCCGGGCCGGGACGCCGGCCTGGCGATCCTGGCCGAGGTGCGCGAGACGCTCGGCGTGCCGGTACTGACCGACGTGCACACACCGGATGACGTGCAGGCCGCCGCGCAGGTGGTGGACGTGCTGCAGACGCCGGCCTTTCTGTGCCGCCAGACCGATCTGATCGAAGCCGCCGCCGCCAGCGGCAAGCCGGTCAACATCAAGAAGGGCCAGTTCCTGGCGCCGGACGACATGGCGCAGGTGGTGGCCAAGGCCAACGCCGCCGGCGGCGAAGGCCGGGTCATGGTGTGCGAGCGCGGCGTGTCCTTCGGTTACCACAACCTGGTGGTCGACATGCGCGGCCTGGCCGTGATGCGGCAAACCGGCTGCCCGGTGGTGTTCGACGCCACGCACTCGGTGCAACTGCCCGGCGGGCAGGGCGACCGTTCCGGCGGCCAGCGCGAATTCGTGCCGGTGCTGGCGCGGGCCGCCGTGGCCGCCGGCGTGGCCGGACTGTTCATGGAAACCCACCCCGACCCGGCCCGCGCGCTGTCCGACGGACCCAACGCCTGGCCGCTGGACCGCATGGAAAACCTGCTGCAAACCCTGGTCAGCCTGGACCGCACCGTCAAGGCCGCCGGTTTTGCCGAGCAGGCCCTGATGCAATCAACCTGA
- a CDS encoding CTP synthase, with the protein MPKYIFVTGGVVSSLGKGIAAASIGALLESRGLKVTFLKLDPYLNVDPGTMSPFQHGEVYVTADGAETDLDLGHYERFGRMPMRRANNFTAGQVYEAVLRNERRGEYLGRTVQVIPHVTDEIKRCIVEGAGDADVALVEVGGTVGDIESLPFLEAIRQMGLERPHHDVLYMHLTLVPYLRASGEIKTKPTQHSVKELQAIGIRPDVLLCRTEQPLPEEERRKIALFTNVPREAVISAEDLDNIYKIPRHYHDQGLDDFVARRLDLPVGTSRLDAWDRYIHDFEHPTAAVDIALVGKYIDLADSYKSLNEALDHAAAHTRTKVNVHYIDAESLHSDDTACLAGMDAILVPGGFGERGIEGKIAAVRFAREHGLPYLGICLGLQVAVIEFARNVAGMHGAHSTEFDPATPQPVVALITEWLDESGRLEQRTAGTDLGGTMRLGGQTCLLAEDTLARRIYGKERIVERHRHRYEVNPRLLPALEAAGLVVSGRSEQGGLVEIIELPDHPWFIGCQFHPEFTSNPRDGHPLFGSFVEAARIHRAARAPHPVPA; encoded by the coding sequence ATGCCGAAATACATCTTCGTTACCGGTGGCGTGGTCTCCTCGCTGGGCAAGGGGATCGCCGCCGCCTCCATCGGCGCGCTGCTGGAGTCGCGTGGCCTGAAGGTCACCTTCCTGAAGCTTGATCCGTACCTGAACGTCGACCCGGGCACCATGAGCCCGTTCCAGCACGGCGAGGTCTACGTCACCGCCGACGGCGCCGAGACCGACCTCGATCTGGGCCACTACGAGCGCTTCGGGCGCATGCCGATGCGCCGCGCCAACAACTTCACAGCCGGCCAGGTCTACGAGGCGGTGCTGCGCAACGAGCGCCGCGGCGAGTACCTGGGGCGCACCGTGCAGGTCATCCCGCACGTCACCGACGAGATCAAGCGCTGCATCGTCGAGGGCGCCGGCGACGCCGACGTGGCGCTGGTGGAGGTCGGCGGCACGGTGGGCGACATCGAGTCGCTACCGTTCCTGGAGGCCATCCGCCAGATGGGCCTGGAGCGCCCGCACCACGACGTGCTGTACATGCACCTGACGCTGGTGCCGTACCTGCGCGCCAGCGGCGAGATCAAGACCAAGCCCACGCAGCACTCGGTCAAGGAGCTGCAGGCCATCGGCATCCGCCCGGACGTGCTGCTGTGCCGCACCGAGCAGCCGCTGCCGGAGGAAGAACGGCGCAAGATCGCCCTGTTCACCAACGTGCCGCGCGAGGCCGTGATCTCGGCCGAGGACCTGGACAACATCTACAAGATTCCGCGCCATTATCACGATCAGGGCCTGGACGATTTCGTCGCCCGCCGCCTCGACCTGCCGGTCGGCACCTCGCGCCTGGACGCCTGGGACCGCTACATCCACGACTTCGAGCACCCGACCGCGGCGGTGGACATCGCCCTGGTCGGCAAGTACATCGACCTGGCCGATTCCTACAAGTCCCTGAACGAGGCGCTCGATCACGCCGCCGCCCACACCCGCACGAAAGTCAACGTGCACTACATCGACGCCGAGTCCCTGCACAGCGACGACACCGCCTGCCTGGCCGGCATGGATGCCATCCTGGTGCCGGGCGGCTTTGGCGAGCGCGGCATCGAGGGCAAGATCGCCGCCGTGCGCTTCGCGCGCGAGCACGGTCTCCCGTACCTGGGCATCTGTCTGGGCCTGCAGGTGGCGGTGATCGAGTTCGCACGCAACGTCGCCGGCATGCACGGCGCCCACAGCACCGAGTTCGATCCGGCCACGCCGCAGCCGGTGGTGGCCCTGATCACCGAATGGCTGGACGAAAGCGGCCGCCTCGAGCAGCGCACCGCCGGCACCGACCTGGGCGGCACCATGCGCCTGGGCGGCCAGACCTGCCTGCTCGCCGAGGACACCCTGGCGCGGCGCATCTACGGCAAGGAGCGCATCGTCGAGCGCCATCGCCATCGTTACGAAGTGAACCCGCGCCTGCTGCCGGCCCTGGAGGCGGCGGGTCTGGTGGTGTCCGGCCGCTCCGAGCAGGGCGGCCTGGTCGAGATCATCGAACTGCCGGATCACCCGTGGTTCATCGGCTGCCAGTTCCACCCGGAGTTCACCTCCAACCCGCGCGACGGCCACCCGCTGTTCGGCAGCTTCGTCGAGGCGGCGCGCATCCACCGCGCCGCGCGCGCCCCGCATCCGGTGCCGGCATGA
- a CDS encoding transglutaminase domain-containing protein: protein MRAVDVLLAIAVAAAGAHVLVSMQWTAPALLFGALALLAPLPAWFGWQRPLAPTPGLAFISFVSGGLLGYLGLADWAPVDSWAADFAVFGGLCLAGVALLLWLLVARPPAPAGKAGDPATDTLVVAVVILALLIPRRIPPAGLTLALPWIGAAAAVLAPMVSRLGGRALLRAAWLVPVLALLPLAEPVLHAAQRPLLGALFSALPAPRGETGFAPLARLRADGFLRPARRPVLRLWVTSGTPPPYLVGNRLLTLDAGYEWKGVDSAQPELARETTASGQRYRLAPGTASWSLAAHSLRRDNLIFVPPGTQTVDLSEAALSRDPAGVLQAQFTGRGERRWQAAGGPPAAEAAAAAEARALPAFWDAELQAAAGRLAGANRAQTAGRIGTELRARRYSLNYRLDRQAPFRDFFINRKPAHCFWYATAAVLALRANGVPARLVTGYRVSEPLDGGLWLVRERDAHAWAEWQDAAGHWQTLDATPLDYGAAVADYGGGALERAWQRLAARLDAWWQGVELTDGQVQAVLLAGLAVLAGLFVREYRRLRRVAAQAANSREWLRLWRRFLRTSGLPERPQWTASDYLARLPDGWSAPRRAAARRFLELYAAARFAPDAAPTAAAAALRDLRRRRLSG, encoded by the coding sequence ATGCGCGCCGTGGATGTATTGCTGGCCATCGCCGTGGCGGCGGCCGGGGCGCACGTGCTGGTTTCCATGCAGTGGACCGCGCCGGCGCTGCTGTTCGGGGCCTTGGCATTGCTGGCGCCGCTGCCGGCCTGGTTCGGCTGGCAGCGGCCGCTGGCGCCGACGCCGGGACTGGCCTTCATCAGCTTCGTCAGCGGTGGCCTGCTCGGCTATCTGGGGCTGGCGGACTGGGCGCCGGTGGACTCCTGGGCGGCGGATTTTGCGGTGTTCGGCGGCCTGTGCCTGGCCGGCGTCGCATTGCTGCTGTGGCTGCTGGTCGCCAGGCCGCCGGCGCCCGCCGGCAAGGCCGGCGATCCGGCCACCGACACGCTGGTGGTGGCGGTGGTGATTCTGGCGCTGCTGATCCCGCGCCGGATCCCGCCGGCCGGCCTCACGCTGGCGCTGCCGTGGATCGGCGCGGCGGCCGCGGTGCTGGCGCCGATGGTGTCGCGGCTGGGCGGGCGGGCGCTGCTGCGCGCCGCGTGGCTGGTGCCGGTGCTGGCGCTGTTGCCGCTGGCGGAACCGGTCCTGCACGCTGCGCAGCGGCCCCTGCTGGGCGCCCTGTTCAGCGCCCTGCCGGCGCCGCGTGGCGAGACCGGCTTTGCGCCGCTGGCCCGGCTGCGGGCGGACGGCTTTCTGCGCCCGGCGCGGCGGCCGGTGCTGCGCCTGTGGGTCACTAGTGGCACGCCGCCACCGTATTTGGTCGGCAACCGCCTGCTGACGCTGGATGCCGGTTACGAGTGGAAGGGCGTCGATTCCGCTCAGCCGGAGCTGGCGCGCGAAACCACCGCCAGCGGCCAGCGCTACCGGCTCGCGCCGGGCACGGCCAGCTGGTCGCTGGCGGCGCACAGCCTGCGCCGCGACAACCTGATCTTCGTGCCGCCGGGCACGCAGACCGTCGATCTGTCCGAAGCGGCCCTGAGCCGCGACCCGGCCGGGGTGTTGCAGGCGCAGTTCACGGGCCGCGGCGAGCGCCGCTGGCAGGCCGCCGGCGGGCCACCCGCGGCCGAAGCGGCGGCCGCGGCCGAGGCGCGGGCACTGCCGGCGTTCTGGGACGCCGAGCTGCAGGCCGCGGCCGGCCGCCTGGCCGGCGCGAATCGGGCGCAGACCGCGGGCCGCATCGGCACCGAGCTGCGCGCCCGCCGCTACAGCCTGAATTACCGGCTCGACCGGCAGGCGCCGTTTCGGGATTTCTTCATCAACCGCAAGCCGGCGCACTGCTTCTGGTACGCCACTGCGGCCGTGCTCGCGCTGCGGGCCAACGGCGTGCCGGCGCGCCTGGTGACCGGCTATCGGGTCAGCGAGCCGCTGGACGGCGGCCTGTGGCTGGTGCGCGAGCGCGATGCCCACGCCTGGGCCGAGTGGCAGGACGCGGCCGGTCATTGGCAGACGCTGGATGCGACGCCGCTCGATTACGGCGCGGCCGTGGCCGACTACGGTGGCGGCGCCCTGGAGCGCGCCTGGCAGCGCCTGGCGGCGCGCCTGGATGCCTGGTGGCAGGGCGTGGAACTGACCGACGGCCAGGTACAGGCGGTGCTGCTGGCGGGTCTGGCGGTGCTGGCCGGCCTGTTCGTGCGCGAGTACCGGCGCCTGCGCCGGGTCGCCGCGCAGGCGGCCAACAGTCGCGAATGGCTGCGCCTGTGGCGGCGCTTCCTGCGCACCAGCGGCCTGCCGGAACGACCGCAGTGGACGGCTTCCGATTACCTGGCGCGGCTGCCGGACGGCTGGTCGGCGCCGCGCCGCGCCGCCGCCCGGCGGTTCCTGGAACTGTACGCCGCCGCGCGCTTTGCGCCGGACGCGGCGCCGACCGCGGCGGCCGCGGCGCTGCGCGATCTGCGCCGCCGCCGATTGTCCGGATAG
- a CDS encoding DUF58 domain-containing protein, with translation MKEFADRPLRVPQEPLAWHLWRMTRWLLELRQPPRLTERRGGWRAPLRALRDGLTASGLAVLLASILLLLLARRSNPGFDLSLAAAGLSLLALSAAVGRVWRPRLHLVRLNHEVAVAGQPCRGQVRLTNTGHRPARELMLREWRGPGWRPVAPSRSALIERLEAGESRVCETVVIPRARGLLRLPGLAVHSFFPLFLTRSTVGAALPLELAVLPPPLPVSLPPLRELATRCLRTGVHAARHAGALEYAYTRPYQIGDPSTRLDHRASARRGELMSRVFRGGSELHADGIAICCDTAVAGFAPWQRRPRDAAALDRRLALVLELVAHARAEALALNALALGADWQPIDDEAALHRAVATCPPARQTHLPASLPEAGLLHLLVTEDATDTITAQVAAWRAAGHLVLVFRLAGRAGRALPPGPGNHELAA, from the coding sequence ATGAAGGAATTTGCCGACCGCCCGCTGCGCGTGCCGCAGGAGCCGCTGGCCTGGCACCTGTGGCGGATGACCCGCTGGCTGCTCGAACTGCGCCAGCCGCCGCGCCTGACCGAGCGGCGCGGCGGCTGGCGGGCGCCGCTGCGCGCGCTGCGCGACGGTCTGACCGCCAGCGGCCTGGCGGTTTTGCTGGCGAGCATCCTGCTGCTGTTGCTGGCCCGGCGCAGCAACCCGGGCTTCGACCTGAGCCTTGCCGCGGCGGGCCTGTCGCTGCTCGCCCTGAGCGCCGCCGTAGGACGGGTATGGCGCCCGCGCCTGCACCTGGTGCGCCTGAACCATGAGGTCGCCGTTGCCGGGCAGCCGTGTCGCGGCCAGGTGCGCCTGACCAACACGGGCCACCGCCCGGCGCGCGAGCTGATGTTGCGCGAGTGGCGCGGACCGGGCTGGCGGCCGGTGGCGCCGTCCCGCAGTGCCCTGATCGAGCGGCTGGAGGCCGGCGAAAGCCGCGTGTGCGAGACGGTCGTAATTCCCCGCGCGCGCGGCCTGCTGCGTTTGCCTGGTCTGGCCGTGCACAGCTTCTTTCCCTTGTTCCTGACCCGCAGCACGGTCGGCGCCGCGCTGCCGCTGGAGCTGGCGGTGCTGCCGCCGCCGCTGCCGGTGAGCCTGCCGCCGCTGCGCGAGCTGGCGACGCGCTGCCTCAGGACCGGTGTGCACGCGGCCCGTCATGCCGGGGCGCTCGAGTACGCCTACACCCGTCCGTATCAGATCGGCGATCCGTCGACGCGCCTGGACCATCGTGCCAGCGCGCGGCGGGGTGAGCTGATGTCGCGGGTGTTTCGCGGCGGCAGCGAGCTGCACGCCGACGGCATCGCCATCTGCTGCGACACGGCGGTGGCCGGTTTCGCACCCTGGCAGCGGCGGCCGCGCGATGCGGCCGCGCTCGACAGACGCCTGGCGCTGGTGCTGGAGCTGGTGGCCCACGCGCGGGCCGAGGCGCTGGCGCTGAACGCACTGGCGCTGGGCGCGGACTGGCAGCCGATTGACGACGAGGCCGCCCTGCACCGCGCCGTGGCGACCTGCCCACCGGCGCGCCAGACGCATCTGCCGGCGAGCCTGCCCGAAGCCGGCCTTTTGCATCTGCTGGTGACCGAGGACGCGACCGACACGATCACCGCGCAGGTCGCCGCCTGGCGGGCCGCCGGCCATCTGGTGCTGGTGTTTCGCCTGGCCGGGCGCGCGGGCCGGGCGCTGCCGCCCGGGCCGGGCAACCACGAGCTGGCCGCCTGA
- a CDS encoding TlpA disulfide reductase family protein, translating to MSLRRRLGIAALLLVALAAGMALRTFLLPGPALEAITDGAVVEDFSLPDLDGQPRRLSEFAGKTVVLNFWASWCGPCLEEMPDFIDLQNRHGNRGVQFLGVAVEQAAPARELATRLKLNYPSLVGDLEAMDIARRLGNTAGVLPYTVLIGADGKVLARLEGRADPQDLEKWLNTAGAVQAPAD from the coding sequence ATGAGTCTGCGTCGCCGGCTTGGCATTGCCGCACTGCTGCTCGTGGCCTTGGCCGCCGGCATGGCGCTGCGCACGTTTCTGCTGCCGGGACCGGCACTGGAAGCGATTACCGATGGCGCGGTGGTGGAGGACTTCTCCCTGCCAGACCTCGACGGCCAGCCGCGCCGACTGTCCGAGTTCGCCGGCAAGACGGTGGTACTGAATTTCTGGGCCAGCTGGTGCGGACCGTGCCTTGAGGAAATGCCGGATTTCATCGACCTGCAGAACCGCCATGGCAACCGCGGCGTGCAGTTCCTGGGCGTGGCGGTCGAACAGGCCGCGCCGGCTCGGGAACTGGCCACGCGCCTGAAGCTGAACTACCCGAGCCTGGTCGGCGACCTGGAGGCCATGGACATCGCCCGCCGGCTGGGCAATACCGCAGGCGTGCTGCCGTACACGGTGCTGATCGGCGCCGACGGCAAGGTACTGGCCCGACTGGAAGGCCGGGCCGATCCGCAGGATCTGGAAAAATGGCTGAACACGGCCGGCGCCGTGCAGGCTCCGGCCGACTGA
- a CDS encoding protein-disulfide reductase DsbD domain-containing protein: MGRALALLAGCLLVPAATADLADLLGDKPAVLSPQQAFAPQLVAGADGRLQVQFRIAPGHYLYRDRLQLTDATGAPLHAQLPPGDIYEDPEFGRVAVLRGDQNIHLPIPARPGAAVGLRYQGCAQDRLCYAPVSVQLQLPE, from the coding sequence GTGGGTAGGGCTCTGGCGCTGCTGGCCGGCTGCCTGCTGGTGCCTGCTGCCACGGCCGACCTGGCCGACCTGCTGGGCGACAAGCCCGCCGTCCTGAGCCCGCAACAGGCCTTTGCGCCGCAACTGGTGGCCGGCGCCGACGGCAGGCTGCAGGTGCAGTTTCGCATCGCGCCCGGTCATTACCTGTACCGCGACCGTCTGCAACTGACCGACGCCACCGGCGCGCCGCTGCATGCCCAGCTACCGCCGGGCGATATCTATGAAGATCCCGAGTTCGGCCGCGTGGCGGTCCTGCGCGGCGACCAGAACATTCACCTCCCCATTCCCGCCCGCCCGGGCGCGGCCGTCGGCCTGCGCTACCAGGGCTGCGCGCAGGATCGGCTGTGCTACGCGCCGGTCAGCGTGCAGCTGCAACTTCCGGAGTGA
- the cutA gene encoding divalent-cation tolerance protein CutA codes for MTTDVLPYRLVLSACADGTSAARIADTLVEEGLAACVTLLPGARSVYRWQGQLERTDECLLLIKARADDYPALERRLLELHPYEVPELLALPVLAGNPAYLAWLDARGG; via the coding sequence ATGACCACCGATGTTCTGCCCTATCGCCTGGTGCTGTCGGCCTGTGCCGATGGCACCAGTGCCGCACGAATCGCCGACACGCTGGTCGAAGAAGGCCTGGCTGCCTGTGTCACGCTGTTGCCGGGTGCCCGCTCCGTGTATCGATGGCAGGGACAACTGGAAAGGACCGACGAATGCCTGCTGCTGATCAAGGCTCGCGCCGACGACTACCCGGCGCTCGAACGCCGGCTGCTGGAGCTGCATCCTTATGAAGTGCCGGAGCTGCTGGCGCTGCCGGTGCTGGCCGGCAATCCGGCATATCTGGCCTGGCTGGACGCGCGGGGTGGGTAG
- a CDS encoding co-chaperone GroES, whose product MNIRPLHDRVVIRRMEEERKSAGGIVLPDSATEKPILGEVLAVGPGKMLDNGEVRKLQVKVGDKVLFGKYAGTEVKLGLSDKEVLVMREDDLMGVVED is encoded by the coding sequence ATGAACATTCGTCCCCTTCACGACCGCGTCGTGATCCGTCGCATGGAAGAGGAACGCAAGAGCGCGGGCGGCATTGTACTGCCCGACTCGGCGACCGAAAAACCGATCCTGGGCGAAGTGCTCGCGGTCGGCCCGGGCAAGATGCTGGACAACGGCGAAGTGCGCAAGTTGCAGGTCAAGGTCGGCGACAAGGTGCTGTTCGGCAAGTACGCCGGTACCGAGGTCAAGCTCGGCCTGAGCGACAAGGAAGTCCTCGTGATGCGCGAGGACGATCTGATGGGCGTCGTCGAAGACTGA
- the groL gene encoding chaperonin GroEL (60 kDa chaperone family; promotes refolding of misfolded polypeptides especially under stressful conditions; forms two stacked rings of heptamers to form a barrel-shaped 14mer; ends can be capped by GroES; misfolded proteins enter the barrel where they are refolded when GroES binds) → MAAKQVHFGSDARTAMMRGVNTLANAVKVTLGPKGRNAVLEKSFGAPTITKDGVSVAKEIELADKLENMGAQMVKEVASHTSDEAGDGTTTATVLAQSIAVEGMKAVAAGMNPMDLKRGLDKAVTAAVEEIKKLAKPCTDRKSIAQVGTISANSDTSVGEIIAEAMDKVGKEGVITVEEGQSLENQLELVEGMQFDRGYLSPYFINNQQSMNVELDNPLILLYDKKISNIREMLPVLEAVAKSGRSLLVVAEDVEGEALATLVVNNIRGIVKVCAVKAPGFGDRRKAMLEDMAILTGGTVIAEETGMTLEKATLEDLGQAKKVQIDKDNTTIIDGAGKAEDIQARIKQINRQIEDTTSDYDKEKLQERAAKLSGGVAVIKVGASTEVEMKEKKARVEDALHATRAAVEEGVVPGGGVALVRAAAKIKDLKGINEDQNVGVRIALRAMDEPLRQIVANAGDEPSVILDKVRSGADANFGYNAGSGEYGDMVAMGILDPAKVTRVALQNAASIAGLLITTEVAVAEVPEKKEAGGGMPGGMGGMGGMGGMDMM, encoded by the coding sequence ATGGCTGCTAAACAGGTGCATTTCGGGTCCGATGCCCGCACCGCCATGATGCGGGGTGTCAACACCCTGGCCAACGCCGTCAAGGTCACCCTGGGTCCAAAGGGCCGCAACGCGGTGCTGGAGAAGTCCTTCGGCGCGCCGACCATCACCAAGGATGGCGTGTCCGTGGCCAAGGAAATCGAGCTGGCCGACAAGCTCGAGAACATGGGTGCGCAGATGGTGAAAGAGGTGGCTTCGCACACCTCCGACGAGGCCGGTGACGGCACCACCACCGCCACCGTGCTGGCGCAGTCGATCGCCGTCGAGGGCATGAAGGCGGTTGCCGCCGGCATGAACCCGATGGACCTGAAGCGCGGTCTGGACAAGGCCGTTACCGCTGCGGTCGAGGAAATCAAGAAGCTGGCCAAGCCCTGCACGGACCGCAAGTCGATCGCCCAGGTCGGCACGATTTCGGCCAACTCCGACACCTCGGTCGGCGAGATCATCGCCGAGGCCATGGACAAGGTCGGCAAGGAAGGCGTGATCACGGTTGAGGAAGGCCAGAGCCTGGAGAACCAGCTGGAGCTGGTCGAGGGTATGCAGTTCGACCGCGGTTACCTGTCGCCTTACTTCATCAACAACCAGCAGTCCATGAACGTGGAGCTGGATAACCCGTTGATCCTGCTGTACGACAAGAAAATCTCCAACATCCGCGAGATGCTGCCGGTGCTGGAAGCGGTCGCCAAGTCCGGCCGCTCGCTGCTGGTGGTGGCCGAGGACGTCGAGGGCGAGGCCCTGGCCACGCTGGTGGTCAACAACATCCGCGGCATCGTCAAGGTGTGTGCGGTCAAGGCGCCGGGCTTCGGTGATCGTCGCAAGGCGATGCTCGAGGACATGGCCATCCTGACCGGCGGCACTGTCATTGCCGAGGAGACCGGCATGACCCTGGAGAAGGCCACCCTGGAAGACCTGGGTCAGGCCAAGAAGGTGCAGATCGACAAGGACAACACCACCATCATCGACGGCGCCGGCAAGGCCGAGGACATCCAGGCGCGCATCAAGCAGATCAACCGTCAGATCGAGGACACCACCTCCGACTACGACAAGGAAAAGCTGCAGGAGCGCGCGGCCAAGCTGTCCGGCGGCGTGGCGGTGATCAAGGTCGGTGCCTCCACCGAAGTCGAGATGAAGGAAAAGAAGGCGCGCGTCGAGGACGCCCTGCACGCGACCCGTGCGGCGGTGGAAGAAGGCGTGGTGCCCGGCGGTGGCGTGGCGCTGGTGCGCGCGGCGGCCAAGATCAAGGACCTGAAGGGCATCAACGAAGACCAGAACGTCGGCGTGCGCATCGCCCTGCGCGCCATGGACGAGCCGCTGCGCCAGATCGTCGCCAACGCCGGTGACGAGCCGTCGGTGATTCTGGACAAGGTGCGCTCGGGCGCGGACGCCAATTTCGGCTACAACGCCGGCAGCGGCGAGTACGGTGACATGGTTGCCATGGGCATCCTGGACCCGGCCAAGGTGACGCGCGTGGCCCTGCAGAACGCAGCCTCCATCGCCGGCCTGCTGATCACCACCGAAGTTGCGGTGGCGGAAGTACCGGAGAAGAAGGAAGCCGGCGGCGGCATGCCGGGCGGCATGGGCGGCATGGGTGGCATGGGCGGCATGGACATGATGTAA